CTTTGCCGGAAGGACTGAGTAGCGCCAGGCTGCGCAGGTCAGGCAGCGATTGTTGCAGTTTGCGCAGTAGCGCCTGCTGTTCGTCGGCACTTTGCGGTTGTTCGACGATCGGTAGCAGGTTCAGTGCAATCTGGGCGTTGAGCGCCATGTTCAGGCTGACTTGCGCGGCCAGGTCGGCGGTGTAGTCGATGGTGTATTGCCGCTGGTGCTTCTGTGTTTCGCGCAGCTGATCCAGCAGCTGCCAGAACAGCAGGGCGAGCAACAACAGCACGAGTGTCGCCAGCGCACCCTTCAAGGATCCGCGCAGGGGCGCGCCGGTCGCAGGATGAGGTGCGCTCACGGACGAAGGCGGAGAGACATTGGACAAACTGTAATCCTGCGGTTTGGCTGGACTGGCGCGACGTGCACTATAAGCCGGACGCCCGGAGGGCGGCTAGCATGCCTTGTGTTGTGGCGAAGTGCCAGCCCCTACCGGCTGGACTGCCATCTGTCATTCAGGTAGCTTTGCCGGTTACGCGGGAGCGTTCCAGCTCCTAGACTCAGACTTTTTCAGCGCTCATGCATTGATACATTATCAATCTGACGACGCGCACAGTCTGGCCAGGCATCGCCTGCGCTCCAATCATTCATCTGTCACTGACCCAAGGTTCTCCATGGCTCAATACGTCTTCACCATGCATCGGCTGGGCAAAGTTGTTCCGCCGAAGCGGGAAATCCTGAAAAATATTTCGCTGTCCTTCTTCCCCGGCGCCAAGATCGGCGTGCTCGGCCTCAACGGTTCGGGTAAGTCCACGCTGTTGAAAATCATGGCGGGCGTCGACACCGAGTTCGAGGGCGAAGCGCGTCCGATGCCGGACCTGAACATCGGCTACCTGCCACAAGAGCCGATCCTGGACCCGACCAAGACCGTGCGTGAAGTAGTCGAGGAAGCGGTCAGCGTGATCAAGAACGCCCAGGCTCGCCTGGACGAGGTCTACGCCGCTTACGCTGATGAAGATGCCGACTTCGACAAACTGGCCGCCGAACAGGCCAAGCTCGAAGCCATCCTGCAAGCCAGCGACGGTCACAACCTGGATCGCCAGCTGGAAGTCGCCGCCGATGCGCTGCGTCTGCCGGCCTGGGATGCCAAGATCGAATTCCTCTCCGGTGGTGAGAAGCGTCGCGTGGCCCTGTGCCGCCTGCTGCTGTCTGCTCCGGACATGCTGCTGCTCGACGAACCGACCAACCACCTGGACGCCGATTCCGTCGCCTGGCTGGAGCACTTCCTGCACGACTTCCCGGGCACCGTAGTCGCGATCACGCACGACCGGTACTTCCTGGACAACGTCGCCGGCTGGATCCTCGAGCTCGACCGCGGCGCCGGTATCCCTTACGAGGGCAACTATTCGGGTTGGCTGGAAGCCAAGTCCGACCGTCTGGCTGCCGAATCCAAGCAGCAGTCGGCTCACGAAAAAGCCATGAAGGAAGAACTGGAGTGGGTGCGCAAAGGCGCCAAGGCCCGCCAGTCCAAATCCAAGGCTCGTCTGCAACGCTTCGAAGAAATGCAGTCGCAGGAATTCCAGAAGCGCAGCGAAACCAACGAGATCTACATCCCGGCCGGTCCACGCCTGGGTGACAAGGTCATCGAGTTCAAGAACGTTTCCAAGGGTTACGGCGATCGCGTGTTGATCGACAACCTGTCGTTCTCCATGCCAAAAGGCGCCATCGTTGGCGTGATCGGCGGTAACGGTGCCGGTAAGTCGACCCTGTTCCGCATGCTGATGGGCAAGGAAACGCCGGATTCGGGCAGCATCGAAGTCGGCGAAACCGTGCAACTGGCGTGCGTCGATCAGAGCCGCGAAGACCTGGACGGCAGCAAGACGGTGTTCCAGCAAATCTCCGACGGTTCCGATCAGATCCGCATCGGCAACTACGAGATCCCGTCGCGCACCTACGTCGGTCGCTTCAACTTCAAGGGCGGCGACCAGCAGAAGTTCGTCAAGGACCTGTCCGGTGGTGAGCGCGGTCGCTTGCACCTGGCCCTGACCTTGAAAGAGGGCGGCAACGTCCTGCTGCTTGACGAACCGTCCAACGACCTCGACGTTGAAACCCTGCGTTCCCTGGAAGAAGCCCTGCTGGACTTCCCGGGCGCCGCCATTGTGATCTCTCACGATCGGTGGTTCCTTGACCGCGTCGCGACGCACATCCTGGCTTACGAAGACGACTCGCAAGCGGTGTTCTTCGAAGGTAACTACACCGAGTACGAAGCCGATCGCAAGAAACGCCTCGGCGAAGCGGCTTCCCAGCCGCATCGTGTACGGCACAAGAAACTGGCCTGATATCGGGCGGCTTGCATGAAAAAACGGAGCCTTCGGGGCTCCGTTTTTTTATGGGTTTCAGTGACACCGCGGCGCGGCCATCGCCAGCAGGCTGGCTCCCACAGGGGATATGTGAGCGGCACAAATCCACTGTGGCAGCTAGCCTGCTAGCGATGACGGCCTGACGATCACTCGATCTCTATGCTCAACACCTCAATCATCAAATCCCCCACCGGCCGCTTCCACACCACTTCATCCCCGACCTGCGCGCCCAACAACGCCCGCCCCAGCGGCGAGCCCCAGTTGATCAGCCCACTCGCCGCATCCGCCTGATCCTCACCCACCAACTGCACACGCTGTTCGTGGCCCTGTTCATCGGCAAACGTTACCCACGCGCCAATCTGGACTTTATCGGTCGAGGAGGCCGGTACGACTAACTGAGCGCTTTGCAGGCGTTGATTGAAATATCGCCAGTCACGTTCCAGATCGGCCTGGCGCTGTTTGTCTGCGAGTTCGCCTTTCGCACTCTGTCCATTGAGCAGGTTTTGCACTTCGGCGACTTTCGCCTGAAGCTGCGCCAGCCCCGCGGGCGTGACGTAATTGGGCTGTGTGCTGACCTGCCGTTCGACCGGCTGATCGGCTTGCGCGGCGGCGTTATCTTCATTGACGAAAGCGCGACTCATGGTTTTCTCCCGTTATAGGGTTTGGGCCATGGTTGCAGGCTTTTAGTTTCGATGGATGTCTGTCCGCGACTCATTGCGAGCGATAGGCACGGGCGGCGTCCTGGTCCTTTTGTTGCTGCCAGGCTTTGTCGCGGTCGTCCCAGTGGTGGCTGCGATAGTCCTCGCGATCCTCGCTTTCGCGCATGGCCTGGCACTGGCGAAAACCGTCGCTCCAGCCTTCGGCGTACTGCTTGTCCTTGAGATAACGCGGGACGTTCTTGCGAAATTCCCCGGTGATTGCCCCGGCAGCTTGCCGGCCACTGCTGCAACCGTCATCGAAACCATCGGCGAACGCCGGTGGATAACCCTTGGCGATCAAATCCTCGTGGGTCGTCTGGCAACCCGCGATCAACATCAACAATCCCAGCACACCTGCGCAACGCCACATCTCCGACTCCCGTGCCGTTGGACGGCCTATGGGTGAAGTCTAGGAGTGGATTCGTGAGGCAGTTGTGAAAGGTGTGTGATTAATCTGTTGGCCACCACACATCCGCTGTGGGATCGAGCCTGCTCGCTCCCACAGGGACGGTGGGGTGTCACGTCAATAGTGATACCACTTCACCTCAAGCATCACTTCGTTCTCGGGCGAGGCGAGGTGGCTGAATTCGCGCTGGGCACTCAGGCGCAGGCCCAGGTTACGCGACAGTTCCCACTGCTGGTTGAGGCTCACACTGCGGCGCACCTCGCCGTTGGTGAAGAAATCGCCCTTGGTTTCCAGGCTGAAGTTGCCCAGTGGGTTTTTCCACAGCAGACCGCTATTGAAACCTGCCGCCGGTGCGATAAAGCCCGCGAAGTCGTTGTTGTGTTCGACACGCACGGTGCCCAGTGCAAAGCCGAGCATGTCTTCACCCAACTGCCAGGTGCCGCCACCACCACCGTTGACGTGGCTGACCAGCGTTTCATCGTCATGCTTGCCTGGCACGCGTTCCAGGCCGCCCGTGACTTGCCACGATAATGGCTTCAACAACTCATTGCGCGGCGTCAGGGAGCGAATGGTCGCCAGGTCCAGTTGCTGGAACTGCCAGTCATTGCCTTCGTACTGGCGCAGTTTCATCTGCAGGATTTCGATCTGCGCACCGAGCGGGAAGCTCTCGGCGTTATCGTTGAGGTCGTGATACGCCATGCGCAGGCCATATTCGCCAAAGGCCTTGTCGCCCCGGGTGCCGATGCCGGCCTGCCAGGTGCGGGATTCATGACCGTCCTCGGGCAGGCCGGGCCTCGGGATGTCCAGCTCAGGGGCGGGGTTCTGGTTGATCGCCCGCAGCAGTTCGAAACTGCGTTGCGCCCTCTCAGGATCGCGTTCCTGACCGTTGGCGCGATAGCGTTCGAGGCGGTAAGACGCATCGATGATCAGCGCCTGACGGTCGCGCGGTTGAGCCTTGAACGCCGGTGTCTGCAATTGCTTTTGGTCGGCGCTGACTTTCAGCACCCACTCCTGTTCTTCGTCAGTCAACGGCTCGGCGCGGCTCAGCAGTTCCCGTTCACGGGACGGACGATACTGAATGGATTCCACCAGCCCGGCTTCTTTCACCGCTTTGACGGTATCGGTCGGAATGGCCGTCAGTGGGAACTGTTCGGTCAGGCGCAGGCTTGGCCGCGCCACCTGCAGCAGCTCAAGCAGGCGATAGGAGCAGTTTTCGTCGAAAAAGAAATAGTCGAACTGGATCTGCTTCAACTCCCAGACGTGCTCGACCATGCGCTCGGTTTCTGGCTGCGTCAGGTTCAGCCGGTACTCCCACAGGTCCCGGTTTTCGAGGCTGCGGTATTCCGAGAGTTTTTCCTGATACGGCACCAGCGCGAACAGCCCCGGATAGCCGCCCATCAAGCCTTTCCAGGCGTAGAGGATGCTGTTGTCCGAACCTTCGATGTAGGCGCCGAAGTTGATCGCGTAACTGAGCAGCGCGGTGTGATCACTCTGCACATCGGCCTGGTCGATGCGCAGCAAGGTATGGCCGAACATCGATGACGGACTGTTCAGGTAAGCCGCCGGGAAAATCATCACCGCGCTATGGGGCGAGACATCCTTGAACCATTGTTTGAACTCAGTGCAATCGAGCGTCGGCAAATCAGTCAGGTTGAGCTGCGCTTTCAACCAGCGGGTGCGCGCCGGGTACACACATTGGGCATGTTGTTCGCCCGCACTGGCCGGGGCGTACAGCGCCTGCACGGTGGCCGCCAGTTCGCGGTCGGGGTGTTCGTTACCGTCGGGTGCGAGAAAGAACTTTTTGTCGCTGACATAGCTGCGCCAGCCGCCCAGCTTGGCGGTTTCGTAATGGCCCAGGGAAATCCAGAAAGGGTCGTTGGCCAGTTGCTGCAAACGTTGATTGTCGACATGTGGCGCGGCGGACAGCGGGGCGCAGACACAGAGCGCCAGCCAGGCAAGGCGTTTGAGCATAGTGAGCAACTTAAGTCGAAAAAAAATAAAGACCCAAGGGGGACAGGTCCAAAAAATAAAACCCGCCCCCCGAAAGGAGCGGGTGGGTCGAGCTTAAGCTTGAGTAGCGTACTTGGCCAGACGCGGATCGTTCTTCAGAACGGCCAGGGTGTTGGTATGCACGTCGTCAGCGGTCACGTCAGCCTTGCTGAAGATCTGCTGGAAGTGCTGGTGAGTCACAGCGGCGAAGTGCGCACGGTCTTCCGGCGCCACGCCCAGTACCACGGCATAGGTCGTCAGCGCTTCGCCGTTACCTTTGGCCATGTCTTCGGACAGCTCGTTCATCATGCCATTCATGGCAAACCAGGATTTGCCGCCATAAGTCAGCGACGCATTAGTCGAGCAACCGTTGGTACCAGAAGTCATACCGAACGTTGCGTTACCGGAAGTGCCGTTGGTGGTGGATGCCAGGAAGTGAGCCGGGGTGCCACGCTGACCTTCGAACAGCATGTTGCCCCAACCGCAATCCGGGCCGCCTGGCGCTTGGGCCATGGCGTTGATGGATACAGCGGTGAAGAGAGTACCGAGAAGAATCCGTTTCATAGCTTTGTTCTCTTTATGTGCATACCAATGGACAAGGGGTCTGGCCCAATCCGGCGCCAGTGGGCCAGTTATTAATCCAGCCGCGCAGTTTGGAGTTTAGGCACGTTCCCGGGGTTCCGTGATTTTTTGCAAAACATTCGTTGAAATCATTGATTTGTCCCCGGCCGGCCTGGAGATGACGGTTTGTCTATGCTTTGCCTGGAGGCGCGCCTTGCAAGTGAGGTATGGGCAGCGCCAGAATGCCGCTATCTGCCCCGCCTGATGTAAGGAAGCCCGATGCCTGATCCTGTTGCTGCCAGCTTGCGTCTAGCGCCTGAAGCGCTGACCCGTCCGTTTTCCGCTGAACAGTTCAGCTTCTCTACCACCAATGATCTGGAGCCCTTTCGCGGTGTGCTTGGCCAGGAACGTGCGGTCGAAGCCTTGCAGTTCGGCGTGGCCATGCCACGCCCCGGTTACAACGTATTTGTCATGGGTGAGCCCGGCACCGGCCGGTTTTCGTTCGTCAAACGCTACCTGAAAGCCGAAGGCAAGCGCCTGCAGACCCCGGCCGACTGGGTCTACGTCAATAATTTCGATGAGCCTCGCGAGCCTCGTGCACTGGAATTGCCATCGGGCACTGCTGGCGCCTTCATCGGTGACATCAACGGCTTGATCGACAACCTGCTGGCGACTTTTCCGGCAGTGTTCGAGCACCCGTCCTACCAGCAGAAAAAAAGCGCCATCGACCGCGCCTTCAACCAGCGCTACGACAAGGCACTGGACGTGATCGAGCGCCTGGCGCTGGAGAAGGAGGTCGCGCTTTACCGCGACGCCAGCAACATCGCGTTCACGCCCATGAGCGAAGGCAAGGCCCTGGACGAAGCGGAATTCGCCCAGTTGCCGGAAGCCGATCGCGAGCGTTTCCACGACGATATTTCCGGTCTGGAGGAGCGACTGAACGAAGAGCTCGCCAGCCTGCCGCAATGGAAGCGCGAGTCGAGCAATCAGCTGCGCCACCTCAACGAAGAAACCATCACGTTGGCCTTGCAGCCGTTGCTGTCGCCGTTGTCGGAGAAATACGCCGAGAACGCCGCCGTTTGCGGTTACCTGCAAGCCATGCAGGTCTACCTGCTCAAGACCGTGGTCGAGCAACTGGTGGACGACAGCAAGACCGACGCCGTCGCCCGCAAATTGCTGGAAGAGCAATACGCCCCGAGCCTGGTGGTCGGTCATTCGTCCAGCGGCGGTGCGCCGGTGGTCTTCGAGCCGCACCCGACTTACGAAAACCTGTTTGGCCGCATTGAATACAGCACCGATCAGGGCGCGATGTACACGACCTATCGGCAACTGCGGCCGGGCGCATTGCACCGGGCCAACGGCGGTTTTCTGATCCTTGAAGCGGAAAAAATGCTCAGCGAGCCGTTCGTGTGGGATGCGCTCAAGCGCGCCCTGCAATCGCGCAAGCTGAAAATGGAGTCGCCGCTTGGTGAGCTGGGCCGCCTGGCCACCGTGACCCTGACGCCGCAACACATTCCGTTGCAGGTCAAAGTCGTCATCATCGGTGCGCGTCAGCTGTATTACACGCTGCAAGACCTCGATCCGGACTTCCAGGAGATGTTCCGCGTCCTGGTGGATTTCGACGAAGACATCCCGATGGTCGACGAAAGCCTGGAGCAGTTCGCCCAGTTGCTCAAAACCCGCACCTCGGAAGAAGGCATGGCGCCGCTGACGGCCGATGCCGTGGCGCGCCTGGCGACTTACAGCGCGCGCCTGGCCGAACACCAGGGGCGTTTGTCGGCGCGCATCGGTGATCTGTTCCAGCTGGTCAGCGAGGCGGACTTCATTCGTCACCTGGCGGGGGACGAGATGACCGATGCCGGGCATATCGAACGGGCGCTAAAGGCCAAGGCCACCCGTACCGGGCGGGTCTCTGCGCGGATTCTCGATGACATGCTCGCCGGGATCATCCTGATCGACACGGACGGCGCCGCCGTCGGCAAGTGCAACGGGCTGACCGTGCTGGAAGTCGGCGACTCGGCGTTCGGTGTGCCGGCGCGGATTTCCGCCACGGTCTACCCGGGCGGCAGCGGCATCGTCGACATCGAGCGCGAGGTCAACCTCGGCCAGCCGATCCACTCCAAGGGTGTGATGATCCTCACCGGGTATCTGGGCAGTCGTTACGCCCAGGAATTCCCGCTGGCGATTTCCGCGAGTATCGCGCTGGAGCAGTCCTACGGTTACGTCGATGGCGACAGTGCGTCGCTGGGCGAGGCGTGCACGCTGATTTCGGCCCTGTCGAAAACGCCGCTCAAGCAATGCTTTGCGATCACCGGCTCGATCAACCAGTTCGGTGAAGTGCAGGCGGTGGGCGGGGTCAACGAGAAGATCGAAGGCTTCTTCCGACTCTGCGAAGCCCGTGGGCTGACCGGTGAGCAGGGGGCGATCATTCCTCACGCCAACGTCGCCACGCTGATGCTCGACGAGAAGGTGCTCTCGGCGGTGCGTGCGGGGCAGTTCCATGTCTACGCCGTACGCCAGGCTGACGAGGCGTTGAGCCTGTTGGTCGGAGAGCCGGCCGGTGCGCCGGATGCCGATGGCCAGTTCCCCGAAGGCAGCGTTAACGCACGGGTGGTGGAACGCTTGCGCGTGATCGCGGAAATGATCAGCGAAGAAGACCTCAAGGAAGCCGAGAAAGAAGCGGCGCTGGAAGCCCTGGTGGAAGCCAAACCGGCCTGACCGATCTGAGGATCACCCCGATCCACAGTGGGAGTGAGCCTGCCCGCGATGTGGCACTTTCATCCAACACATGTGTTGGCTGAAAGTTCGCTATCGCGGGCAGGCTCACTCCCACATTTGTGATGTGTCCACTTCAAGAAAGTGCCATCACTCTGACGTCAATATTCACACAATGACCATTCGGCGCCTTCTGGTCTGACTTGACGTGCTAGTCAGACTTTTCTTCTATTCTCAGCTCAAGGATATCGACAGTAATCACTGGATCGAGACAGCCTTCCCGTGGGGGCTGAACACCGGATCTACCGAGGGTCGCCGCCATGTCGCGCAACCTCTGCCTCACCCGTCAATGCCTGGGCCTTGTGACCCGTATCGAGTGTGCCATCCGTCCGTTGGCGGGGGATACGGGCATGTGGACCTTGCTCTTCGCCGCCGGAATGGCCGGCGAACAACCTTCCGCCATCAAGGCGCAGGGACCGTTTCATGGGCCTTTCGTGGCGGAGTCCATCCTCGACACGATTGTTGAAAGCCTGACGCTGCATGGCTACGAACTGGCCGATGACCCACAAATCTGGTGCCTGCACCTGCAAGCCCAGCTGCGGGAAATCAACGGGGGCCGTTGCCGCAACCTCAATGGCTGAGTTCGGCGCGGCCACTGAAACCGGTTATTGATCAAGGTGGCTCAAATCCGCCTTGGCCAGTTTGACCTCGAAACCATATTGCACCGTGGTGAGGTCGGTTCGCTGATAGGTTTCCAGACGTGTTGGCTGGCCATAGAAGTAATGCACGGCAAATAGCGCCGGGCCTTCTGCGCTCGCGTCGTGAGTGACCGAAAGGATTTCTTTCAGATAGTTTCCAGAGTCGTCCTTGGCGAAAAAACGCCACTCCTGGGCAGGAAACAGCTTCAAATCAACCACCAAGGCATTGCCTTTGAGTTCCAGGCCTTTGGGCAACGTATGGGCGTCGAGCGTTTGTTTGGCCACCGTCGCCAGAAACAGCGGCATGGAGCCCACTGCATAGGCCGGTGTTTCCGGAAACAGGTTCAAGTCATAGGTGATGGCGCCACGTAGCGGATCGACCTCGTAAGCCTCAAGCGGCAGCTCGATCGGCCCATCGCGCTTGCCACTCCCATCCTCCGTAAAGAACGTGACCGGGCTATCGCCAGCGCTGAACGATGTACCGAGCATCTCGTCATTGAAGCTTCTGGGGTGGTCGAACTCGATGCGTGCGGCGCTGGGGTCATCCACCGACTGACTGACGATGATGCCCTTCTTCAGCTGTTCCTCACTCAATGTCGCGCCCTTGAGCCAGGTCGGGGCCTGATCGTCATACGCCACCACCGGTAGGGTCAGTGGCTGGATGGTTTTTGCCGTGGTGTGTGAGTCAAAGCGGCGCACCGGCAGGTTCAGGTCCTTGTGGGTCACCGTGACGGCCGAGAAATCCAGAACGCTCACTTCAACGGTTTCGACCGGACCGTTGAAATACACTTTGGTGTAATGATTCTTCTGCTGCGCCTCGAAGGTGCGCTGTTCTTCGTCGATCTGCTTTTCGAAAGTCTCGCTCCAGGCTTTCTGCTGCTGAATTTTCGCCAGTTGTTTTTGATAGAAGGCAATTTGCGCAGCGGTTTCGTTGATCGAACCCGATCGCGAGAGGAATTGCCCGGTGGTGTCCCTGGCCTGGACGATCAGCGGATTCAACGGTGTTTCGCTGACTTCAGGGGCCAGTGGTGCGCTGTTGTTGAAGTCGATTTCGGCGTAGTTGTTGCCCAGTTTCAGCAAGGTGACGCTGAGGTTGTCGTTGGTGCGGGTCTGGGCAACGTCTTTTTTCGTCAGGTCGAAGGTGTAGAGCCGGCGCGGGGCGATGACCTCGACCTTGCCTTGCAGGCTCACCGGTTGAGGCTGGTTCTTGTTGTCCATGTCCAGACCGTCGATGAACGGATAGGTCACCGTCAGATCATCCGGGTTGGTCAGGTTGGAACTGGAGGGGCTCAGTTGAATGCCGGGATCGGTTTCCGACCATTCCGGCTGGAACGCGATGACGCGCTTGTTGCTCAAGGTCACCGATTGCCATTCCAGGCCATGGGGAAAGAGAAACGCTGCCGGAATGTTGAAGTTGAAAGGGAACACCGGTTGCAGGTCGGTCAGGTAGTCGGAACTGGAATCCTTGTGCAGCACGAACAGGCCGTTGATGTAGGTGTCGACCAAAGCCTGAGGCGTGGGGTAGTGCTTGAGCACGGCGAGAACGTCTTCGCCGTATTCGGTTTCCACGGGTTTGCTGTCGAGCTTGAGTTGCGCACGCTCGAGCAACAGCAGTGAACCGCCGAGTTCGGCAACGGCATCCCTGAGCTTTGGATCCTCAATCGCATCCAGAGACTTCTCGAACTGCGCGGTCTTTTCCTCGAGGCTAGTCTGGCGCTTCTCATCGCTGGGTGAGCAGCCGCCCAGCAGCAGAGCCAGGCAAATGCCGGCACTCGTTATTGGCAATCGCACATCCATTTCCAGTCTTCCTGTCCGATGTCGCTGAGCTGTCAATAGTCTGGACACTAGCAGAAAAACTTTGTGGCACACGCGCAGGTCGCGGATTTGCCGAAGGTTTCTGGCTGCTTCAGGGTATAGACAGGGGGCTGGTATACTTGCGGCCATTTTCAACATCACGTGTGAGATTCAATGGAACGCTTTATCGAAAATGCAATGTATGCCTCCCGCTGGCTGCTGGCACCGATCTACTTCGGTCTGTCCCTTGGGCTACTGGCACTGGCGCTGAAATTCTTCCAGGAAGTTTTCCACGTCATTCCCAACGTATTCTCGATGGCCGAGTCGGACCTGATCCTGGTGCTGCTGTCGCTGATCGACATGGCACTGGTGGGTGGCTTGCTGGTGATGGTGATGATCTCCGGTTACGAGAACTTCGTTTCCCAGCTGGACATCGACGACAGCAAGGAAAAGCTCAACTGGCTGGGCACCATGGATTCGTCTTCGCTGAAGATGAAAGTGGCGGCCTCCATCGTGGCGATTTCGTCGATCCACCTGCTGCGGATCTTCATGGACGCCAAGAACGTCGATCCCGAGCATTTGAAGTGGTACGTGATTATTCACATGACGTTCGTCGTGTCGGCGTTTGCCATGGGTTATCTGGATAAGCTGACCAAGCACTGACGCTCACAAAGCCCTGTAGGAGCGAGGCTTGCCCGCGAAGGGGCCGTGTCAGTCGATACAGTTGTTGCCCGTCACACCGCCTTCGCGGGCAAGCCTCGCTCCTACAGTCAGGTGCAAACAGACGGGCGGTGTCGTTTGTGGCTTGTACTTTGAGGTGCCGAAGCCTATGCATGTATTGATATTGGCTTGACACCGTATGAGGTGCATTCATGAACCTTGTTGAATTACGTGCATATGCCATCGCAGGGAAAGTCGATGAGCTGAACCTGATTTCTATGGAAGGCGGGATCTACCTGCTGGAGGCGCGCATGCATGGGGCGGCGTATCCGCTAAGTGATGCCCACGACCATATGCTCCACCTGCGTTCGGTGGAGCATGCGCGTCAAGTGCTGCACCGACTCCCCACCTTGCCTTTCAACCTTGTGCACACGTCGGTCCATGATGAAATGTGCGGACTCGGCGCCAATGCAGAAGAGGGCCTGAAGGTGCCGATCGCCTTCAGTTCTCGCTGGTAGCAATGACCCCCTGATCAGCGCAACGGCATCTGTGCTAGTCTGCTGGCCCTTTTGGTTCCGGGCGCTCCGGGACGCGCTGTGCACGCACGGCAAGTTCCCGGGCCGTCCGCACAGCGGAGCAGTGTCATGTCCGAAGTAAATCTGTCCACCGACGAAACCCGCGTCAGCTACGGCATTGGCCGTCAGCTGGGCGACCAACTGCGCGACAACCCGCCACCGGGCGTTAACCTGGACGCGATCCTGGCTGGCCTGACCGACGCGTTCGCCGGTAAGCCTAGCCGTGTCGGTCAGGAAGAAATGTCCGCCAGCTTCAAGGTGATCCGCGAAATCATGCAGGCCGAAGCAGCTGCAAAAGCCGAAGCGGCTGCTGGCGAAGGCCTGGCTTTCCTGGCTGAAAACGCCAAGCGTGACGGCATCACCACCTTGGCCTCGGGCCTGCAATTCGAAGTGCTGACTCAAGGTGAAGGCGCCAAGCCAACCCGTGAAGATCAAGTGCGCACTCACTACCACGGCACCCTGATCGACGGCACTGTGTTCGACAGCTCCTACGATCGTGGCCAGCCTGCAGAATTCCCGGTTGGCGGCGTGATCGCTGGCTGGACCGAAGCCCTGCAACTGATGAATGCCGGTAGCAAATGGCGCCTGTACGTGCCGAGCGAACTGGCTTACGGCGCTCAAGGCGTTGGCAGCATTCCGCCGCACAGCGTTCTGGTATTCGACGTCGAACTGCTCGACGTTCTGTAAGCTTTTGATTCTGTAGGAGTGAAGCTTGCTCGCGAATGCATCACCTCGGTTCAAGTCAGAACCGAGTTGTCAGGTTCGCGGGCAAGCCTCGCTCCTACGGGGTTTAGTGCTACTCATACTTCGATCTTGTGGTTCAGATCGCTCGTCGGGCGCAACGCCCTGGCGTAGCAGAACAGAAACAGATTGCGCACCAGTTCCTTGAGCACCACCGGCTCGCAGGAACTCAAGCCGTTGACGTCCAGATCACCCTGATCCTGCAGCTCGTTCAAGGCTTCTTCTTCAAGTACTGCACAGAC
This region of Pseudomonas mandelii genomic DNA includes:
- a CDS encoding DUF6482 family protein produces the protein MNLVELRAYAIAGKVDELNLISMEGGIYLLEARMHGAAYPLSDAHDHMLHLRSVEHARQVLHRLPTLPFNLVHTSVHDEMCGLGANAEEGLKVPIAFSSRW
- a CDS encoding TIGR00645 family protein; the protein is MERFIENAMYASRWLLAPIYFGLSLGLLALALKFFQEVFHVIPNVFSMAESDLILVLLSLIDMALVGGLLVMVMISGYENFVSQLDIDDSKEKLNWLGTMDSSSLKMKVAASIVAISSIHLLRIFMDAKNVDPEHLKWYVIIHMTFVVSAFAMGYLDKLTKH
- a CDS encoding PA4570 family protein, whose protein sequence is MTYLIDAWLDRPHPYLRILHRETGEVCAVLEEEALNELQDQGDLDVNGLSSCEPVVLKELVRNLFLFCYARALRPTSDLNHKIEV
- a CDS encoding PA4575 family protein; amino-acid sequence: MSRNLCLTRQCLGLVTRIECAIRPLAGDTGMWTLLFAAGMAGEQPSAIKAQGPFHGPFVAESILDTIVESLTLHGYELADDPQIWCLHLQAQLREINGGRCRNLNG
- a CDS encoding FKBP-type peptidyl-prolyl cis-trans isomerase produces the protein MSEVNLSTDETRVSYGIGRQLGDQLRDNPPPGVNLDAILAGLTDAFAGKPSRVGQEEMSASFKVIREIMQAEAAAKAEAAAGEGLAFLAENAKRDGITTLASGLQFEVLTQGEGAKPTREDQVRTHYHGTLIDGTVFDSSYDRGQPAEFPVGGVIAGWTEALQLMNAGSKWRLYVPSELAYGAQGVGSIPPHSVLVFDVELLDVL